The Cyanobacteria bacterium GSL.Bin1 genome includes a region encoding these proteins:
- a CDS encoding transcriptional regulator → MGKGYGQYCPIARAAEVICERWTPLILRELMSGSCHFNEISRGVPLMSRALLIKRLKELETAGVLSRQEKERGQGSVYLLTPAGEALRPLIEQMGLWAAHWGSDRLSAEYLDDKLLMWGMRRTINLEAVPETQIVLQFDIRGLVKGRQKQRSYWMVMNHQQVDVCLKDPGFEVDVLIMADLSALTHVVMGYDSLEQAVKEENIAFEGNPNYIQQLPTWLYLRGERRYQAGLAPTVPGKMTGGQK, encoded by the coding sequence ATGGGCAAAGGATATGGTCAATATTGCCCCATCGCCAGAGCAGCAGAAGTGATCTGTGAGCGGTGGACGCCCCTCATTCTGCGAGAACTGATGTCTGGCAGTTGCCACTTTAATGAAATTAGTCGTGGGGTTCCTCTGATGTCGCGGGCGTTACTGATTAAACGCCTGAAAGAGTTGGAAACGGCGGGTGTTCTTAGTCGTCAAGAAAAGGAAAGAGGACAAGGGTCCGTCTATTTACTGACTCCTGCGGGGGAAGCGCTACGTCCACTGATTGAGCAAATGGGACTCTGGGCAGCGCACTGGGGCAGCGATCGCCTCTCTGCCGAATACTTAGATGACAAATTATTGATGTGGGGAATGCGGCGCACAATTAATCTTGAAGCAGTACCGGAAACACAAATTGTATTGCAATTTGACATCCGTGGTTTAGTCAAGGGTCGTCAGAAACAACGTAGTTATTGGATGGTGATGAATCATCAGCAGGTTGATGTCTGCCTAAAAGATCCTGGATTTGAGGTTGATGTTTTGATCATGGCAGATCTCAGTGCTTTGACTCATGTAGTGATGGGATACGACAGCCTTGAGCAAGCAGTCAAAGAAGAAAACATTGCCTTTGAGGGCAATCCTAACTATATCCAGCAACTGCCCACTTGGCTCTATCTTCGTGGCGAACGCCGTTATCAGGCAGGGCTAGCTCCCACCGTACCCGGTAAAATGACAGGGGGTCAAAAATGA
- a CDS encoding acyl-CoA dehydrogenase has translation MLEPIATTTKRTHENDWLTLAQSLGKQFIDSEQTADASDQFVADNFVALKESGLSAAGIPTELGGGGASYAEVCQILQILGYYCSSTALAFSMHTHQVMVAAWKWHHQNAPVEGLLKRIAQEQIILLSSGGSDWLDGSGTATPTEGGFIINGRKVFSSGAPAGDLLLTSAVDDDPSDGATVLHFAVPMNTTGVSIQPTWQAMGMRGTGSHDILLSDVFIPESAITLRRPAGKWHPAFHLIAMVALPIIYSVYVGIAEAARDLAVEHAQKNRHQEQVCYQVGGLENELMAARLAIEHIISTAASSEPNFDTTNQIISGCTLVTRAILNVIDLSMEIAGGRAFHRPFGLEKLFRDAQGVRYHPMREPAQRKLTGQLALSVPHDQL, from the coding sequence ATGTTAGAACCGATTGCCACAACCACAAAACGAACTCATGAAAATGACTGGCTTACCCTAGCTCAATCCCTAGGAAAACAATTTATTGACAGTGAGCAAACAGCGGATGCAAGTGATCAATTTGTTGCTGATAATTTTGTCGCCTTAAAAGAGTCTGGACTATCTGCAGCAGGTATCCCCACTGAATTGGGCGGGGGTGGTGCTAGTTATGCTGAGGTTTGCCAAATTTTGCAAATTTTAGGATACTACTGTAGTTCCACTGCACTTGCCTTTTCGATGCATACGCATCAAGTGATGGTCGCAGCTTGGAAGTGGCATCATCAAAATGCCCCTGTAGAAGGATTACTGAAGCGGATTGCCCAAGAGCAAATTATTTTACTGAGTAGTGGCGGTTCCGATTGGCTCGATGGATCGGGAACTGCAACTCCCACTGAAGGTGGTTTCATCATCAACGGGCGTAAAGTTTTTTCGAGTGGTGCTCCTGCGGGTGATTTACTGCTCACCAGCGCTGTAGATGATGATCCAAGTGATGGCGCAACCGTCCTTCATTTTGCCGTACCCATGAATACCACTGGTGTCTCTATTCAACCCACGTGGCAGGCGATGGGAATGCGAGGAACCGGGTCTCATGATATTCTCCTTTCTGATGTTTTTATTCCCGAATCAGCAATTACTTTACGCCGTCCAGCTGGCAAGTGGCATCCTGCTTTTCATCTCATTGCGATGGTTGCCCTTCCCATTATTTATTCGGTTTATGTTGGAATTGCAGAAGCAGCAAGGGATCTGGCCGTGGAACACGCCCAAAAAAATCGTCATCAAGAACAGGTTTGCTACCAGGTCGGTGGTTTGGAAAATGAGTTAATGGCAGCTCGACTCGCGATCGAGCACATAATTTCCACTGCTGCTTCTAGTGAGCCCAACTTCGACACAACCAATCAAATTATCAGCGGCTGCACCCTGGTTACCAGGGCAATTCTTAATGTGATTGACCTGTCAATGGAAATTGCTGGCGGACGCGCCTTTCACCGACCGTTTGGTTTAGAAAAACTCTTCCGCGATGCCCAAGGCGTCCGATATCACCCGATGCGAGAACCAGCGCAGCGTAAACTAACGGGTCAACTTGCGCTCAGCGTACCGCACGATCAACTTTAG
- a CDS encoding Rieske 2Fe-2S domain-containing protein, whose product MKPSVREVGINPNHWYVVARSSEVTTDPYPVTLWKQPIVLYRQSDGQVCALEDRCPHRFVKLSNGKVQGDRVECAYHGWQFNAEGKCVSIPYLSEKQKLPPCQLRLYPVQEGDGFIWIFLGDETPTVPRFQVPEWDHLNYIATVSVIETQAHYSYLIENLMDMYHGHLHEDWQAWTDAKLENIEEDETQVHGYYNAQSYYRIDKIWSISQLFFPSLRQLHPEPLTVSYIYPHWVSTLGEDFKIYCLFSPIHETATRAYLIHFTSLNAFWRLHKLPIWFRRGLKNALFGSAQKLLDGLVRQDVTMIEQEQAAFLENPDQKGYEFNPVLGSVQRLIRKQASENED is encoded by the coding sequence ATGAAACCCTCAGTGCGTGAAGTTGGAATTAACCCGAATCATTGGTATGTTGTCGCCCGTAGTAGCGAAGTTACAACAGACCCATATCCGGTTACCCTGTGGAAACAACCAATTGTTCTCTACCGTCAAAGCGATGGACAAGTTTGCGCTTTAGAAGACCGCTGTCCCCATCGTTTTGTCAAACTCAGCAACGGGAAAGTGCAAGGCGATCGCGTAGAATGTGCTTATCACGGTTGGCAATTTAATGCTGAGGGGAAATGTGTTTCTATTCCTTATCTAAGCGAGAAGCAAAAGTTACCCCCTTGTCAGCTTCGTCTGTATCCCGTTCAAGAAGGCGATGGTTTTATTTGGATTTTCCTCGGGGATGAAACCCCAACCGTTCCGCGTTTCCAAGTTCCGGAATGGGATCATCTCAACTATATTGCAACCGTTTCGGTGATTGAAACGCAAGCCCATTATTCTTATCTCATTGAAAACTTGATGGATATGTATCATGGGCATTTACACGAAGATTGGCAAGCCTGGACAGATGCGAAGTTAGAAAATATTGAGGAAGATGAAACTCAAGTTCATGGCTACTATAACGCCCAGAGTTATTACAGAATTGATAAAATTTGGTCGATTTCACAACTGTTTTTCCCCAGTTTACGGCAATTGCATCCAGAACCGTTAACGGTAAGCTATATCTATCCCCATTGGGTTTCGACGTTGGGGGAGGATTTCAAAATTTACTGTCTCTTTTCTCCCATTCATGAAACGGCAACTCGTGCCTATCTCATTCACTTTACTTCCCTCAATGCCTTTTGGCGATTGCATAAACTGCCAATTTGGTTTCGCCGTGGCTTGAAAAATGCCCTCTTTGGTTCGGCGCAAAAGCTGTTAGATGGCTTAGTGCGTCAAGATGTAACGATGATTGAACAAGAACAAGCTGCATTTTTAGAAAATCCAGACCAAAAAGGGTATGAGTTTAACCCCGTTTTGGGGAGTGTGCAACGATTGATTCGTAAGCAAGCCTCGGAAAATGAAGATTAA
- a CDS encoding right-handed parallel beta-helix repeat-containing protein, giving the protein MKYGLFGYLTVLLFATESLAQPPLAITVNSNQDAIAPDTNLTLREAIALSNGSLTVAELTTAERQQISPLPAEQNWRIQFQRSPQGQQIELTRKLPPLTRIGLSLQGAPTGATPAITLTPAPGAIIAQGLTIAGDNITVRGFSLYGFQGKADQQGFPAADILVAPPDPNENSPPKGVRIERNWLGVSPDTPSPQKRSSFGVVIFAGEKVTVRYNQIRQHQGSGILTMVKSTDFTLADNTIAQNGQRGMADGIRLEGKINGTRIDNNRIAHNGGSGIYLFQPEGATVIKNNQIVNNSQRRAQAAIYLMGSDHQVLNNTIDHPKGAGVVVAAVPKSLRNIILGNRFENLDGLSIDLITRRESTVRAYDNGDGKNPPRNSLNRNRDTANRAIATPEFLAPEFYLINNTVYLDGTADPNSEVTLYRVGESKNNAPPPLLAPIATTKADVDGKFSFELNDIEQGARLSAIATHPDYGTSEPADEILIQEIAQSYPIPLSRGSGDRHSIKSNELD; this is encoded by the coding sequence ATGAAATATGGGTTATTCGGCTATTTAACGGTACTTTTGTTCGCGACAGAAAGTCTCGCGCAACCGCCGCTTGCCATCACCGTCAACAGCAATCAAGACGCGATCGCGCCGGATACCAACCTCACCCTGAGAGAAGCGATCGCGCTCAGTAACGGTTCCTTAACTGTTGCTGAACTCACGACAGCAGAACGTCAGCAAATCAGCCCGCTGCCAGCGGAACAAAACTGGCGCATCCAGTTTCAACGCTCTCCTCAGGGGCAACAAATTGAACTCACCCGCAAACTGCCGCCTCTGACTCGAATTGGGTTGTCTCTTCAAGGTGCGCCCACTGGGGCTACTCCTGCCATCACACTTACCCCCGCCCCAGGCGCAATAATTGCTCAAGGCTTGACCATTGCCGGCGATAATATTACCGTTCGGGGCTTCAGTCTCTATGGCTTTCAGGGCAAAGCCGATCAGCAAGGATTTCCAGCGGCCGATATTTTAGTTGCTCCTCCAGATCCTAATGAGAATTCCCCGCCAAAGGGCGTGAGAATTGAGCGGAACTGGCTGGGGGTTTCCCCGGATACCCCTTCTCCCCAAAAGCGATCTTCCTTTGGGGTGGTTATCTTTGCCGGAGAGAAGGTCACCGTCCGCTATAACCAAATTCGTCAGCATCAAGGCAGTGGCATTTTAACGATGGTCAAGAGCACTGATTTCACCCTTGCTGATAACACAATTGCGCAAAATGGACAGCGAGGAATGGCTGATGGCATCCGCTTAGAAGGTAAGATCAACGGCACAAGAATTGACAATAACCGAATTGCCCACAATGGAGGCAGCGGGATTTATCTGTTTCAACCCGAAGGCGCAACGGTAATTAAAAACAATCAAATTGTGAATAATAGCCAACGTCGGGCGCAAGCTGCGATTTATTTAATGGGCAGCGATCACCAAGTCCTCAATAACACGATTGACCATCCTAAGGGGGCTGGCGTGGTTGTGGCAGCAGTCCCGAAAAGTCTGCGCAATATTATTTTAGGGAATCGATTTGAAAACTTAGACGGGTTAAGTATTGATTTAATCACGCGCCGGGAAAGCACTGTCCGCGCCTACGACAACGGCGATGGAAAAAATCCCCCGCGCAACTCTCTTAATCGCAATCGTGATACTGCCAATCGCGCGATCGCGACGCCAGAATTTTTAGCCCCAGAATTTTATCTGATTAATAACACGGTTTATCTCGATGGCACTGCCGATCCTAATTCAGAAGTTACCCTTTACCGCGTCGGTGAAAGCAAGAATAATGCACCACCCCCTCTGCTTGCACCCATTGCAACCACAAAAGCTGATGTGGATGGCAAATTTAGCTTTGAGTTAAACGATATCGAACAAGGAGCAAGATTGAGCGCGATCGCGACCCATCCCGACTATGGCACATCTGAACCGGCCGATGAAATTTTAATCCAAGAAATTGCCCAATCTTATCCCATTCCCCTTTCGCGGGGTTCGGGAGATCGGCATTCAATTAAATCGAACGAACTTGACTAA